Part of the Acidimicrobiales bacterium genome is shown below.
GCCCCGCCCGGTGAGCGCCCACCCGTCGAGGTAGCCCCAGGCCTCGAGGAGGCGCAACACCCGGTCGAAGCGGCGGGCCAGCGACTCGGTCCTCCCCCGCACCCGCTCCTCGATGTCGTCGATCTCCCTGCCCAGCCGCTCGGCCGTCGCCGCCGCCCGCACGTGCTCCTCGGCGTCCGGGCAGCCCGCCACCGGGTGGGCGGCCGCCGCCGCCTCCGCCTCGGCCACCGGGTCGCCGGCCCCGTCGCCGTCGAGGTCGTCGCGGCGCGACCCCCGGGGCGGGCCGAGCTTGGCCCGCCGGAGGGCGGCCGCCACCTCCTGCTGGAAGGCGTGGTTGTTCGGCGCGTAGGGGGTCGGGAGCTCGACGTGGCCGATGGGGATGGGCGGCTCGGTGAACTCGCCGACGTCGAGGTTGATGACCCGGCGGTGCGGGCTGACGACCCTGACCCTGGCCGCCCCGCCCCGGCGCCACGACACCGACAGGACCGCCCCCCGGCCGGCCGAGCGCCGGTGGTGGAGCGGGATGACGTCGCCCGGGCGCAGCCGCTCGACGGCGGCGTCGATGGCGCCCCTGGACGGCCGGGCGGCCCGCCGGCGGGCGTGGACCTCGGCCACCAGCCGGCGGTACTCGGCGACGTCGCCCCGGTCGCAGGTCGCGGCCTCCCTCGCCCGCCGCAGCGCGGCCTCGCGCTGTTCGAGCCGCGCCTCCATGCGGACCACGGCCCGGTCCGCCTGGTACTGCGCGAACGACAGGTTCAGCAGGTGGTGGGCCGTGTCGGCGGCGTAGCGGGCGACGAGGTTGGCCGCCATGTTGTAGGTCGGCCGGAAGGCGGAGGTGAGCGCGAACGTCCGGCTCGACGCCAGGCCGGCCACCTGGTCGAAGGGCACGAACGGCGACCACAGCACGACCGCGTAGCCCACCCGGTCGATGCCCCGCCGCCCGGCCCGCCCGGTCAGCTGGGTGTACTCGCCGGGGGTGAGGAACTCGTGGCGCTCGCCCTGGAACTTGCTCAGCTTCTCGATGACCACCGAGCGGGCCGGCATGTTGATGCCGAGGGCGAGGGTCTCGGTGGCGAACACGACCTTGACGAGCCCCTCGGCGAAGCAGGCCTCGACCGCCTCCTTGAACGGCGGCACCATCCCGGCGTGGTGGGCGGCGATGCCGGCCTCGAGGCCGGCCACCCAGCGCTGGTAGCCGAGGACGTGCAGGTCGTCGTCGGACAGCGCCGCCGTGCGGTCCTCGACGATGGTCCGGATGCGCTCCCGCTCGGGCGACGACGTCAGCCGCAACCCGCCGTCGAGGCAGGCGGCGACGGCGTCGTCGCAGGCCGCCCGGCTGAAGATGAAGTAGATGGCCGGGAGCATCTCCTCGGCGGCCAGCCGGTCGACGACCTCGAGCCGGCGGGGCGTGTAGAGGCGGTGGCGGCGCCGGCCCCGCGGCGGCGCCGGGCGGCGCAGGGACTCGGCGTCGAGCCGGTCGGCCTCCGGGTTGGGGCGGCCGTCGACCAGGGTGGGCAGCAGGTGGGGCTCGGTCGCCGCCCGGTCGCCGACCAGGTACAGGTTCCGCAGCTCGACCGGCCGGCGCTCCTCGATCACCGTCGTCGTCGGGCCCCGCACGGTGGTGATCCAGTCGGCCAGCTCCTCGGCGTTCGACACGGTCGCCGACAGGCACACCAGCCGCACCTCGGGCGGGGCGTGGATGATGACCTCCTCCCACACCGGCCCCCGGTAGGCGTCCTGCAGGTAGTGCACCTCGTCGAGCACCACGAAGCGCAGGCCGTCGAGGGCCGGCGACCCCGCGTAGATCATGTTGCGGAGGACCTCGGTGGTCATCACGACGACGGGGGCGTCGCCGTTGATGGCGTTGTCGCCGGTGAGCAGGCCGACCCGGTCGGGGCCGTGCCGGCGGACGAGGTCGCCGTACTTCTGGTTCGACAGCGCCTTGATGGGCGTCGTGTAGAACGCCTTGCCGCCCTCGTGCAGCGCCCTGGCGACGGCGTACTCGGCGACGACGGTCTTGCCCGACCCGGTCGGCGCGGCGACGAGGACCGAGCGGCCGGCGTCGAGCGCGTCGATGGCCCGGAGCTGGAAGTCGTCGAGGTCGAAGTCGTAGTGGGCGAGCAGCGCCGGGTCAGCCATCGGGCCGCCGGCGGGCGATCAGCCACCCCACGAGGATCGACCCCTCGTAGAACAGGTACATCGGGACCGACAGGATGGCGAGGCTGTAGGGGTCGCCGCTCGGGGTGATGACGGCGACGAGCACGACGATCCCGACGATGGCGTAGCGGCGCCAGGACCGCAGGGTCCGGCTCTCGATGATGCCGGCCATCTGGAGGAAGATCAGCAGGATCGGGAACTCGAAGCCGATCCCGAAGGCCAGCATCATGTAGGTGATCAGCGAGAGGTACTTGCCCGGCGTGTAGAACTGCTCGAGCTCCTCGCCGCCGATCGAGGCGAGGAAGCCGAGGGCCTTCGGCAGGGTCCAGTAGGCGAGGCCGGCGCCCAGCGCGAAGAGGGCGACGGCCGACGCCACGAACGGGATGGCGTACCGCTTCTCCTTCGGGTACAGGCCGGGGGTCACGAACCGCCAGAGCTGCCAGAGGATCACCGGCATGGCGAGGGCGAGGCCGCCGTAGCCGGCGATCTTCATGCGGACGGCGAAGCCCTCGAGCGGGTCGGTCTGGAGCAGTCGGCACTCGCCGTCGGCGGACACCGCGCAGTACGGGTCGACCAGCACGTCGAAGATCGCCGGGTAGAAGACGAAGGCCACCACGCCGCCGAGGACGACGGCGACGACGGACTTGACCAGCCGCGACCGCAGCTCGGCCAGGTGCTCGACGAGGGTCATCCGCCCCGATTCGAGGGGGTCGGGGAGGTCCTCGTCGGTGGGGTCGGAGGGCGCGACGGCCACCGGCCGGCCCTAGCCGACGGCCCGCTCGCCGCCCTGGGCGTCGGGCGCCTCGGGGGCGGCGACGACGGGGCCGGTGGCGGCGGTCGGGTCGGCCGCCTCCTCGGGCTCGGGCGCCTCCGGGGCGTCGGGCGCCGCCCCGACCGGGCCGGAGCTGGCCGTCGGGTCGGCCTCGGGCTCGGCGACAGCGGGCTCGGCGGTCGGCACCGCGGCGGTGGTGGTGGCGGTGGCGTCCACGGGCGGGCGGGCCTGGTGGTCGACGCCGGCGGCCGGGCGGAGCTGGGCCTGGCGCGACGGCGCCCGGCGGCGGTGCTGCCAGCCGGGGTCCGGCTCGGTGGTGTCGAGCGGCTCCTCCAGCGCGTCGCGCAGCTCCTGCTGGAAGCCGCTCGACAGGCGCCGCAGCTCGCCCATGAACTGGCCGACCTGGCGGGCGGCGGAGGGGAGCCGGTTCGGGCCGAGGACGATCAGGGCCACGAGGAGGATCACCAGCAGCTCGCCGCCGCCGATGTTGAACATGGCGGCAGTCTACCGATGGCCCTCGTCGGCCCCGGGGGCCGCCGGCCGGCGCTCGAGGTCGGCCCGCAGGGCGGCCACCGCCTGGCGCACGCCGGCCGTCCTCGACAGCTCCACCCGCAGGGCCCGCACCTCGCCGGCGACCTCCCGCAGCAGGTAGGCGATCGGCGCGGCGCCGAGGACGAGCAGCACGACGGGCACGGCCCACAGGGGGTCCACGCCCGCAGAGCCTAGGGCGCGGCGGTCAGCGGACCATGGACGACACCTGGGCGAACCAGCGGTCGTCGCGGTGCAGCAGCTCGTGGAAGTCCAGCAGGTCGTCGTGGGTGATCGGCGCGCCCGACCGCGGCTCGGCCAGCTCGGCCGGCAGCTTCCACATCGACATCGGCACGCCCGAGGCGACGAGCAGGTCGACGATCCTCGGCTCGGCCGGCTTCACGACCGCCATGTGGCAGCGCGGGCACCGGAACGAGTACGAGCCGGAGTTGTCCGCCTCGCACACGCGCACGTGCACATCTCTCGTCGTCAGCTCGACGTCTCCGCAGTCCGCGCAGCTCGCCCGAATCGTCGCCACGGCACCGGCCTCCCTCTCCAGCCTTGCTCGGCCAAGCCATCGGCAGTGCCGTACGACCCCTTGAGGCGAATGGGTCGCGCGGCCTACCCCTCCCGGGCGCAAGGATGGCAGGGATGCCCCCCCGTCTGCCATCGCTCCTCCGCCCTCCGGTCACGTTCGCGCATCGGGGGGCCAGGGCGCACGCCCCCGAGAACACCCTCGAGGCGTTCCGGCTGGGCCTCCGGCTCGGGGCCAGCGGCCTCGAGAGCGACGTGTGGCTGACCGCCGACGGGGTGGCCGTCCTCGACCACGACGGGGTGGTGCGGACCGGGCGGCGCAAGCGCCAGATCGCCGACGTCGACCGCGCCGCCCTGCCGGCCCACGTGCCGTCCCTCGGCGACCTCTACGCCGAGTGCGGCACGGACTTCGAGCTGTCCCTCGACGTGAAGGAGCCGGCGGCCGCCCGCGCCGTCGTCGCCGTGGCCGGGGCGGCGGGCGGGAGCGCCGTCGAGCGGCTGTGGCTGTGCCATCCCGACCTGGACGTGCTCGTCGGCTTCCGCATGCTGGGCGACGGGTTCCGCCTGGTCGACTCGACCCGGCTGCGCCGCATCAAGGAGGGGCCCGAGAAGCGGGCGGCCCGGCTGGCCGAGCTCGGCATCGACGCCGTCAACCTCCACCACACGGACTGGACGGGCGGGCTCACCACCCTGTTCCACCGGTTCGGCCGCCTGGCCCTCGGCTGGGACGCCCAGCACGAGCGCATCCTCCACGAGCTGCTCGACATGGGGATCGACGGCGTGTACTCCGACCACGTCGACCGAATGGTCGACGCCATGGCCGCCGTCGGCTACGCGTAGCTAGAGCAGGCTCAGGTCGTCGAGGGGCCAGACGCGCACGAAGGCGCGGCCGACGATCAGCGACTGGTCGATGGCCCCGAAGACGCGGCTGTCCTCGGAGTTGGTGCGGTTGTCGCCCATGACGAACACGTGGCCCTCGGGCACCTCCTGGGCCGGGAGGTTGTCGGTGGGCACCCCGTCGGTCAGGTACGGCTCGACCAGGCGCCGGCCGTCGATGTAGACGACCCCGTCGCGGGCCTCGATCGTCTCCCCCGGCAGACCGACGACCCGCTTGATGAGGTCCTCGGTGGCCGAGGGGCCGAAGGCCGGGTCGCTGGCCGGGCGCTCGAACACGACGAGGTCGCCCCGGTTCACGTCGTGGGCGTCGTAGCTCAGCTTGTTGACGAGGACCCGGTCGCCGACGTCGAGGGTCGGCTCCATCGACTCCGACGGGATGTAGAACGCCTGGAACAGGAACGTCTTGACCACGAAGGCGACGAGGAGGGCGCCGACCACGACCACGCCCCACTCGACGGCCGAGCGCAGGGTGGACGGGCCCGTCCGGCGCTCCTCCCCGGTCGCCTCGTCCTCGTCCTCGACCGGCTCGGTGCCGGTGACGCCGGCCGCGCCGGCGCGCCCGTCCCCCTCGGTGAGGTCCACGGGCGGACGCTACCCCCGGCCCCGCCTGGTCAGGCGTCACCGCCGCGGTAGCGGGCGAGGACCCGGCAGGCGGCGTCCCCGGCGAGGTCGCGGGGCCCTCCGCCGTCCCAGTCGACGACGGTGGCGTCGGGCCCGAGCCGCAGCAGCAGCCGCTCCAGCCAGGGCACGGCACTGACCGCCAGGGTCACCCGGCAGCCGCCGCCCTCCCGCTCCTCGAAGCGCTCGAGCGGGTACTGCTCGACCACCCAGCGGGCGCCGGGCGCGAGGTCGAGCACGACCCTCGGGTCCTCCGGCCGGGGCCGGTAGGCGCCGAGGTCGGGCTGGTCGGCCGGCGGGTCGAAGGTCGACGCGAGCAGGGTGGCCGACGAGATGCGGTCGACCCGGAACACGCGCTCGCCGTCGCGAAGGTGGTCCCAGCCGGCGACGTACCACTGGCCCTGGTCGGCGTAGACCCGGTACGGGTCGACCACTCGCCTGGCCCGCTCGTCCCGGCCGAACGCGTAGTAGTCGAGCTCGACCTGGCGGCTCGCCCGCACCGCCTCCTGGAGGAGCTCGAGGGTCTCCTCGGCGGCCGTCCCGAGCGACACCTCCAGCGCCTCGTCGGGGGCCACGCCGAGCACGGCGGCCAGCTTGGCGAGGCCCCGGGCCAGCGGCCCCTCCGGGTCGGCGCCGGGCGCGGCGAGCAGGCTGGCCCCGGCGGCGACGAGGGCGAGGGCCTGCTCGGGGGTGAGGCGCAGGGGACGGGCGAAGAACTCCGCGTAGCGGATCCACACCCGGTCCTCCTCGACCACCACCTCCACAAGCTCGTCGGGGGTGTACGGGTACAGGCCGCACAGGAAGACGACGTCGAGGTCGGCGAGCAGCTGCTCCCTCGTCAGGCCGAAGCGGCGGCACACCTCGTCGACGGTCGGCCCGTCGTGGGCGGCCACCCACGGCACCAGCGAGAGCAGGCGCTGGAGGCGGCCGTTGGCGCTCAGCCGGGGCACATGGCCTCCAGCCAGGCGACGACCTCGTCGCGCAGCTCGGGCGGGCCGAGCACCTCGGCGTGGTCGAGGAACGTGAGGACGAACGACCGGAACGCCGGCCGGTTGCTGACCGGGACGGCGAGCTCCACCGAGCCGTCCCCGTGGCGGGCCACGACGGCGTCGGCGCCGACGTGGTGGGTGGCCCACGGCGCCTGGTCGGCGTCGACCAGCAGGCGGGCCACGACGGGCTCGCCCTCCCCCAGCTGCCAGGGCTGCACCCGGGCGCCGGGGACCGCCGTCGACGGCCGCTCGTAGCTCCCGGGCTCGCCGAGCTCGACGGGGCCGTCGATGCGGTCGAGGCGGAACTGGCGCTCGTCCTCCCGCAGGTGGTCGTAGCCGGACACGTACCAGCGGCCCCTGGCGAAGTCGAGGCGGTAGGGGTCGACCTCCCGCTCCTCGCCGTGGTAGCGGAACCGGGCCGGCCGGCGCTCGGCGACGGCGGCGAACAGGGCCGGCAGGGCGGGCGAGGTCGGCAGGGAGGCGACGGCCGGGCGGGCCGGGCCGTCGTCGCCCACCACCCCGCCGAGCTTCCAGAGCGCCTCGATGCCCTCCAGCCCGTCGAGGCGGACGGCCGAGGCGGCGAGGTGCAGGGCGGCCAGCTCGTCGGGGGCGAGGCCGGGGTCGCGCAGGTAGTACTCGTCCTTCGGGATGCGGTAGCCCTCGATGGGCGGATCGGTGCCCGGCCGCTCCTCGACGAGGAGGGGGACGCCCATCTCCCGCAGGTCCTCCTTGTCCCGCTCGAAGGCCCGGCGGAAGGCGGTCGTGCCCTCCGGGTAGCCCGGGACCCGGCGGCGGATCTCCTCGGCGGTCAGCAGGCGGGGGGTCTCGAGCAGCGCGGCGGTCAGGTTGAGCAGCCGCTCCAGCTTCGACACCGCGCCGATCCTACGGGCGGGCCCCTTCCCCACCGCGGAGCAGCAGGGCGGCGACCACGCCGGCGGCGCCGGCCGCCGCGTAGAACGCGGGGTCCTCGTCCGGCCCCCGGCCCATGGAGGTCACCCGCAGGCCGGCCTCGGCGAGCAGGGCGGGCACGTCGGGGACGTCGACGCCGAGCAGTCGGTGGCGCAGGGCCGTGCCGTCGGCGTCGAGGTCGCCCCTGATCCGCTCCTCGTACCGGCCCCGGGGGACGGCGACCGTGCACCGGTTGACCGTCCCGA
Proteins encoded:
- the tatC gene encoding twin-arginine translocase subunit TatC; amino-acid sequence: MAVAPSDPTDEDLPDPLESGRMTLVEHLAELRSRLVKSVVAVVLGGVVAFVFYPAIFDVLVDPYCAVSADGECRLLQTDPLEGFAVRMKIAGYGGLALAMPVILWQLWRFVTPGLYPKEKRYAIPFVASAVALFALGAGLAYWTLPKALGFLASIGGEELEQFYTPGKYLSLITYMMLAFGIGFEFPILLIFLQMAGIIESRTLRSWRRYAIVGIVVLVAVITPSGDPYSLAILSVPMYLFYEGSILVGWLIARRRPDG
- a CDS encoding glycerophosphodiester phosphodiesterase, with translation MPPRLPSLLRPPVTFAHRGARAHAPENTLEAFRLGLRLGASGLESDVWLTADGVAVLDHDGVVRTGRRKRQIADVDRAALPAHVPSLGDLYAECGTDFELSLDVKEPAAARAVVAVAGAAGGSAVERLWLCHPDLDVLVGFRMLGDGFRLVDSTRLRRIKEGPEKRAARLAELGIDAVNLHHTDWTGGLTTLFHRFGRLALGWDAQHERILHELLDMGIDGVYSDHVDRMVDAMAAVGYA
- the tatB gene encoding Sec-independent protein translocase protein TatB encodes the protein MFNIGGGELLVILLVALIVLGPNRLPSAARQVGQFMGELRRLSSGFQQELRDALEEPLDTTEPDPGWQHRRRAPSRQAQLRPAAGVDHQARPPVDATATTTAAVPTAEPAVAEPEADPTASSGPVGAAPDAPEAPEPEEAADPTAATGPVVAAPEAPDAQGGERAVG
- a CDS encoding WYL domain-containing protein is translated as MSKLERLLNLTAALLETPRLLTAEEIRRRVPGYPEGTTAFRRAFERDKEDLREMGVPLLVEERPGTDPPIEGYRIPKDEYYLRDPGLAPDELAALHLAASAVRLDGLEGIEALWKLGGVVGDDGPARPAVASLPTSPALPALFAAVAERRPARFRYHGEEREVDPYRLDFARGRWYVSGYDHLREDERQFRLDRIDGPVELGEPGSYERPSTAVPGARVQPWQLGEGEPVVARLLVDADQAPWATHHVGADAVVARHGDGSVELAVPVSNRPAFRSFVLTFLDHAEVLGPPELRDEVVAWLEAMCPG
- a CDS encoding DEAD/DEAH box helicase, which codes for MADPALLAHYDFDLDDFQLRAIDALDAGRSVLVAAPTGSGKTVVAEYAVARALHEGGKAFYTTPIKALSNQKYGDLVRRHGPDRVGLLTGDNAINGDAPVVVMTTEVLRNMIYAGSPALDGLRFVVLDEVHYLQDAYRGPVWEEVIIHAPPEVRLVCLSATVSNAEELADWITTVRGPTTTVIEERRPVELRNLYLVGDRAATEPHLLPTLVDGRPNPEADRLDAESLRRPAPPRGRRRHRLYTPRRLEVVDRLAAEEMLPAIYFIFSRAACDDAVAACLDGGLRLTSSPERERIRTIVEDRTAALSDDDLHVLGYQRWVAGLEAGIAAHHAGMVPPFKEAVEACFAEGLVKVVFATETLALGINMPARSVVIEKLSKFQGERHEFLTPGEYTQLTGRAGRRGIDRVGYAVVLWSPFVPFDQVAGLASSRTFALTSAFRPTYNMAANLVARYAADTAHHLLNLSFAQYQADRAVVRMEARLEQREAALRRAREAATCDRGDVAEYRRLVAEVHARRRAARPSRGAIDAAVERLRPGDVIPLHHRRSAGRGAVLSVSWRRGGAARVRVVSPHRRVINLDVGEFTEPPIPIGHVELPTPYAPNNHAFQQEVAAALRRAKLGPPRGSRRDDLDGDGAGDPVAEAEAAAAAHPVAGCPDAEEHVRAAATAERLGREIDDIEERVRGRTESLARRFDRVLRLLEAWGYLDGWALTGRGRRLARIYHECDLLVAEALETGLLDGLDPAAMAAMVSCFTYEHRSPTPPPPPWFPSPRVRSRFEALEEIAAELNTDEDEAGLTLTRAPDPTFAALAHAWAAGEALDEVLEDEDLSGGDFVRNVKQLVDLLRQVGDVAGDEATGRSARRAAEALHRGVVAASSTVADAVDDDAPREVPAGRPVDQP
- the lepB gene encoding signal peptidase I; this translates as MDLTEGDGRAGAAGVTGTEPVEDEDEATGEERRTGPSTLRSAVEWGVVVVGALLVAFVVKTFLFQAFYIPSESMEPTLDVGDRVLVNKLSYDAHDVNRGDLVVFERPASDPAFGPSATEDLIKRVVGLPGETIEARDGVVYIDGRRLVEPYLTDGVPTDNLPAQEVPEGHVFVMGDNRTNSEDSRVFGAIDQSLIVGRAFVRVWPLDDLSLL
- a CDS encoding WYL domain-containing protein — protein: MPRLSANGRLQRLLSLVPWVAAHDGPTVDEVCRRFGLTREQLLADLDVVFLCGLYPYTPDELVEVVVEEDRVWIRYAEFFARPLRLTPEQALALVAAGASLLAAPGADPEGPLARGLAKLAAVLGVAPDEALEVSLGTAAEETLELLQEAVRASRQVELDYYAFGRDERARRVVDPYRVYADQGQWYVAGWDHLRDGERVFRVDRISSATLLASTFDPPADQPDLGAYRPRPEDPRVVLDLAPGARWVVEQYPLERFEEREGGGCRVTLAVSAVPWLERLLLRLGPDATVVDWDGGGPRDLAGDAACRVLARYRGGDA